The proteins below are encoded in one region of Bifidobacterium catenulatum DSM 16992 = JCM 1194 = LMG 11043:
- a CDS encoding alpha-amylase family protein, with amino-acid sequence MARSKSDQAFDERIAKNSEELHELLTELYGEQADEAFRNLTELMKSSYAARPADLKRLDTKRLADPEWYKRGNMFGMTMYTDLFAGDLKKLADKVPYLKEQKLTYLHLMPLLKMPHPQNDGGYAVEDFDTVDPSLGTNEDLAALTKKLRAAGISLCLDFVMNHTASSHRWAKAAQAGDPKYQDYYYCYDDRTVPDQYDAVVPEVFPATAPGNFTWSEQMHKWVLTSFYPFQWDLNYRNPNVLVSVLSSVLGLANLGVEVFRIDAVPYIWKELGTNCRNLPQVHTIVRMLRIVLECVCPSVVLKGEVVMAPKELAAYFGTPEKPECHMLYNVSIMVNLWSALASGDVRLLKDQLDKLNALPENCWFVNYLRCHDDIGWGLDEPVEESLGIDPLKHKEFLYHFYEGSVPGSWAMGELYNYDEASKDARSCGTTASLCGVERALITHDKPLLDISMKRDLMMHSALSFLRGFPMLSCGDEIVQLNGWEYKEDPDRVEDSRNLHRSPFNWENAAKRKRAGTLQKQMWDGLKSIREMRDDSAFTPEAWVTTWDTHNDAVLAVVRHVEGRTVLGLFNFSSARQSAHLDSDGDITLPAEVALEPYQVCVVKK; translated from the coding sequence ATGGCACGTTCCAAGTCCGACCAAGCGTTTGACGAGCGCATCGCGAAGAACAGCGAAGAACTGCATGAACTGCTGACGGAACTGTACGGAGAACAGGCCGACGAAGCCTTCCGAAACCTCACCGAGCTGATGAAGTCGTCGTATGCGGCGCGCCCCGCCGATCTGAAACGCCTCGACACCAAGCGTCTCGCCGATCCGGAATGGTACAAGCGTGGCAACATGTTCGGCATGACCATGTACACCGATCTATTCGCTGGGGATCTAAAGAAACTCGCAGACAAGGTGCCATATCTGAAAGAGCAGAAGCTCACGTATCTGCACCTGATGCCGTTGCTGAAAATGCCGCATCCGCAGAACGACGGCGGTTATGCGGTGGAAGATTTCGACACCGTCGATCCGTCGCTTGGCACTAATGAAGACCTCGCGGCACTCACCAAAAAACTGCGTGCGGCCGGCATTAGCCTGTGCCTCGACTTCGTGATGAACCACACCGCATCCAGCCATCGTTGGGCCAAGGCGGCTCAAGCGGGCGATCCGAAATATCAGGATTACTACTACTGCTACGACGACCGCACTGTTCCCGACCAGTACGACGCCGTGGTACCGGAAGTCTTCCCGGCCACCGCCCCCGGCAACTTCACCTGGAGCGAACAGATGCACAAGTGGGTGCTCACCTCGTTTTACCCGTTCCAGTGGGATCTGAACTACCGCAACCCGAACGTGCTCGTGTCGGTGCTCTCCAGCGTGCTCGGCCTCGCCAACCTTGGCGTCGAAGTATTCCGCATCGACGCCGTGCCTTACATTTGGAAGGAACTCGGCACCAACTGCCGCAACCTGCCGCAAGTGCACACCATCGTGCGCATGTTGCGCATCGTGCTCGAATGCGTCTGCCCGTCCGTAGTGCTGAAGGGCGAAGTGGTGATGGCCCCCAAGGAGCTCGCCGCCTACTTCGGCACGCCGGAAAAGCCGGAATGCCACATGCTCTACAACGTGTCGATCATGGTGAATCTGTGGAGTGCGCTTGCCAGTGGGGACGTGCGCCTGCTCAAAGACCAGCTCGACAAGCTTAACGCGCTGCCGGAGAACTGTTGGTTCGTCAACTACCTGCGCTGCCATGACGACATCGGCTGGGGCTTGGACGAGCCGGTGGAGGAGAGTCTTGGCATCGACCCGCTCAAGCACAAGGAATTCCTGTACCACTTCTACGAGGGCTCGGTGCCCGGCAGTTGGGCCATGGGCGAGCTGTACAACTACGACGAGGCGTCGAAGGATGCGCGCAGCTGCGGCACCACGGCCAGCCTGTGCGGTGTGGAACGCGCGCTGATCACGCATGACAAGCCGTTGCTCGACATTTCGATGAAACGCGATCTGATGATGCATTCCGCCCTGTCGTTCCTGCGTGGCTTCCCCATGTTGAGCTGCGGCGACGAAATCGTGCAGCTCAACGGCTGGGAATACAAGGAAGATCCTGACCGCGTCGAGGATTCGCGTAATCTGCATCGTAGCCCCTTCAATTGGGAGAATGCGGCTAAGCGCAAGCGGGCTGGCACCCTGCAGAAGCAGATGTGGGATGGATTGAAGAGCATTCGTGAGATGCGCGACGATTCCGCTTTTACGCCCGAAGCGTGGGTCACCACCTGGGACACGCATAATGATGCGGTTCTTGCGGTGGTGCGCCACGTTGAAGGACGCACTGTTCTCGGATTGTTCAATTTCTCATCTGCACGCCAGAGCGCGCATCTTGATTCGGATGGCGATATCACGCTTCCCGCTGAGGTCGCGTTGGAACCGTACCAGGTTTGCGTGGTCAAAAAATAA
- a CDS encoding holo-ACP synthase: MLGLGHDVVDVPAFAEQLDEPGSRMRNLFSMRERWQTAQRMQVKRDGEAVHLAARWAGKEAFLKAWCEAISHRTKGDGDVAYPYTLDDFPWERIEILDDSHGVPHVMLSPGVRCKLQQSLGLPVNGDGQSCEIHISMSHDGSVASAVVTIEA; the protein is encoded by the coding sequence ATGCTGGGTTTGGGGCATGACGTCGTGGATGTGCCTGCGTTCGCCGAGCAACTGGACGAACCTGGGTCGCGCATGCGAAACCTGTTCTCCATGCGCGAGCGATGGCAGACCGCTCAACGGATGCAGGTCAAGCGAGATGGCGAGGCGGTGCATCTTGCGGCCCGCTGGGCGGGCAAGGAGGCCTTCCTCAAGGCGTGGTGCGAGGCGATTTCGCATAGGACGAAAGGCGATGGCGACGTTGCCTATCCGTACACGCTTGACGATTTTCCTTGGGAACGTATCGAGATACTTGACGATTCCCACGGCGTGCCCCACGTCATGCTCTCGCCCGGGGTGCGATGCAAGCTGCAGCAATCGTTGGGGTTGCCGGTTAACGGGGATGGCCAATCGTGCGAAATACACATTTCCATGAGCCATGACGGATCTGTTGCATCCGCGGTGGTGACAATAGAAGCGTGA
- the rpsO gene encoding 30S ribosomal protein S15, protein MALTAEEKQEIIKTYATHEGDTGSPEVQVALLTKRIADLTEHLKEHKHDHHSRRGLLLMVGDRRRMLDYLKRVDINRYRSLIERLGLRR, encoded by the coding sequence GTGGCACTTACGGCTGAGGAAAAGCAGGAAATCATCAAGACTTACGCTACCCACGAGGGCGACACCGGCTCCCCGGAGGTCCAGGTTGCTCTGCTGACCAAGCGTATCGCTGATCTGACCGAGCACCTCAAGGAGCACAAGCATGATCACCACTCCCGTCGTGGTCTGCTGCTGATGGTCGGCGATCGTCGTCGTATGCTTGATTACCTCAAGCGTGTTGACATCAACCGTTACCGCTCCCTGATTGAGCGTCTGGGTCTGCGCCGATAG